Proteins found in one Bacillus subtilis subsp. subtilis str. 168 genomic segment:
- the ltaSB gene encoding enzyme responsible for polyglycerolphosphate LTA synthesis (Evidence 1a: Function from experimental evidences in the studied strain; PubMedId: 10658653, 21255105; Product type e: enzyme) — protein sequence MKTFIKERGLAFFLIAVVLLWIKTYVGYVLNFNLGIDNTIQKILLFVNPLSSSLFFLGFGLLFKKKLQQTAIIVIHFLMSFLLYANIVYYRFFNDFITIPVIMQAKTNGGQLGDSAFSLMRPTDAFYFIDTIILIILAIKVNKPAETSSKKSFRIIFASSILVFLINLAVAESDRPELLTRSFDRNYLVKYLGTYNFTIYDAVQNIKSNSQRALADSSDVTEVENYMKANYDVPNNVYFGKAEGKNVIYVSLESLQSFIIDYKIDGKEVTPFLNKLAHDNETFYFDNFFHQTGQGKTSDAEFMMENSLYPLAQGSVFVNKAQNTLQSVPAILKSKNYTSATFHGNTQTFWNRNEMYKAEGIDKFFDSAYYDMNEENTKNYGMKDKPFFKESMPLLESLPQPFYTKFITLSNHFPFGMDEGDTDFPAGDFGDSVVDNYFQSAHYLDQSIEQFFNDLKKDGLYDKSIIVMYGDHYGISENHNKAMAKVLGKDEITDYDNAQLQRVPLFIHAAGVKGEKVHKYAGDVDVAPTILHLLGVDTKDYLMSGSDILSKEHREVIPFRNGDFISPKYTKISGKYYDTKTGKELDESEVDKSEDSLVKKELEMSDKIINGDLLRFYEPKGFKKVNPSDYDYTKHDEDSSETSKDNEDK from the coding sequence ATGAAAACATTTATAAAAGAAAGAGGACTGGCCTTCTTCTTAATTGCGGTCGTCCTGTTATGGATCAAAACGTATGTCGGTTATGTCCTGAATTTCAACTTAGGAATAGACAACACGATACAAAAAATATTGCTTTTTGTGAATCCTCTTAGCTCAAGCTTGTTCTTTCTTGGCTTTGGACTCTTGTTCAAGAAAAAATTACAGCAGACAGCCATTATAGTGATTCATTTTTTAATGTCTTTTTTACTGTACGCCAACATTGTGTACTACAGATTTTTCAATGATTTTATTACAATTCCGGTCATTATGCAGGCTAAAACAAACGGCGGCCAACTCGGTGACAGCGCATTTTCGCTGATGAGACCGACTGACGCCTTTTACTTTATCGATACGATCATCCTGATCATCTTGGCGATCAAAGTAAACAAGCCTGCCGAAACGTCAAGCAAAAAATCGTTCCGAATTATTTTTGCGTCTTCAATTCTTGTGTTCTTGATCAACCTGGCAGTTGCGGAATCAGACCGTCCTGAATTGCTGACAAGATCATTCGACCGGAACTATCTTGTGAAATACTTGGGAACATACAATTTCACGATTTATGACGCTGTACAGAATATCAAGTCCAACAGCCAGCGCGCGCTTGCCGATTCCAGCGACGTAACGGAAGTAGAAAACTACATGAAAGCCAATTACGATGTGCCGAATAACGTGTATTTCGGCAAAGCGGAAGGAAAAAACGTCATTTACGTTTCACTTGAATCTTTGCAGTCATTTATCATCGACTATAAAATTGACGGCAAAGAAGTGACACCATTCTTAAATAAACTGGCACATGATAACGAAACGTTCTACTTTGATAACTTTTTCCACCAAACGGGACAAGGTAAAACATCTGATGCTGAATTTATGATGGAAAACTCTCTGTACCCGCTGGCTCAAGGTTCAGTTTTCGTAAACAAAGCGCAAAACACGCTGCAATCCGTTCCGGCGATTCTGAAGTCTAAGAATTACACATCTGCTACTTTCCACGGGAACACGCAGACGTTCTGGAACCGTAACGAAATGTACAAGGCGGAAGGCATTGATAAATTCTTTGATTCTGCTTACTATGACATGAACGAAGAAAACACGAAAAACTACGGCATGAAAGACAAACCGTTCTTCAAAGAATCAATGCCGCTGCTGGAAAGCCTGCCGCAGCCGTTCTATACGAAGTTCATTACCCTTTCCAACCACTTCCCATTCGGAATGGATGAGGGGGATACAGACTTCCCGGCTGGAGACTTTGGTGACTCTGTCGTCGATAACTATTTCCAGTCAGCCCATTACCTTGATCAGTCCATTGAACAATTCTTCAATGATCTGAAAAAAGACGGGTTATATGATAAATCGATTATTGTGATGTACGGAGACCACTACGGCATCTCTGAAAACCACAATAAAGCGATGGCGAAAGTGCTTGGCAAGGATGAAATCACTGATTACGACAACGCCCAGCTTCAACGGGTGCCGCTCTTTATCCACGCTGCCGGCGTGAAGGGCGAGAAAGTTCATAAATATGCCGGAGACGTTGATGTGGCTCCTACCATTCTGCATCTGCTCGGAGTGGATACGAAGGACTATCTGATGTCCGGTTCTGATATTTTATCGAAAGAACACCGTGAAGTGATTCCGTTCCGAAACGGAGACTTTATTTCACCGAAGTACACGAAAATATCCGGTAAGTATTACGACACGAAAACCGGAAAAGAACTCGATGAATCCGAAGTCGACAAGTCAGAAGACTCACTCGTCAAGAAGGAACTTGAAATGTCCGATAAAATCATAAACGGAGACCTGCTGCGGTTCTACGAGCCGAAAGGTTTTAAGAAGGTGAATCCTTCTGATTATGATTACACAAAACATGACGAAGATTCTTCCGAAACGTCAAAGGATAACGAAGATAAATAA
- the yflD gene encoding hypothetical protein (Evidence 5: Unknown function) → MREKVAKNAVESTFRFDITKCKTRYLSRNKGIKWYIENCMIKYKV, encoded by the coding sequence ATGAGGGAGAAAGTGGCGAAAAACGCCGTCGAATCAACGTTTCGCTTTGATATTACCAAATGTAAAACAAGGTATCTTTCTAGAAATAAAGGAATAAAATGGTACATTGAGAATTGTATGATAAAATATAAGGTATAG
- the yflB gene encoding hypothetical protein (Evidence 4: Unknown function but conserved in other organisms), which translates to MDFSHIVSEDKIKRAIKDGDFQNLPGMGKPLPKDDAAHLPESLRMGYRILKNAGMAEDEGALKKELMTIDHLIEKCYDEKEREQLIRKKSEKQLLLDKLVDKKGMFSKPASAFYKNKVYDRLGRNRPSSS; encoded by the coding sequence ATGGATTTTTCCCATATTGTGTCTGAAGATAAAATTAAGCGCGCCATCAAAGACGGGGACTTTCAAAACCTCCCGGGAATGGGGAAGCCGCTGCCGAAGGATGACGCGGCACACTTGCCGGAATCGCTGCGCATGGGCTATCGTATTTTGAAAAACGCGGGAATGGCAGAGGACGAGGGCGCGCTCAAAAAAGAGCTTATGACCATCGACCATTTAATCGAAAAGTGCTATGACGAAAAAGAACGCGAGCAATTAATCAGAAAAAAATCTGAAAAGCAATTGCTGCTTGATAAGCTTGTCGACAAAAAAGGCATGTTTTCAAAGCCAGCATCCGCTTTTTATAAGAATAAAGTATATGACCGGCTTGGACGAAACAGACCTTCTTCCAGCTGA